A window from Moritella yayanosii encodes these proteins:
- the cyaY gene encoding iron donor protein CyaY — MTDSEFHQQVDELLISFEEIIDDSDVELDYENSNSILTLYCRDGSQIILNKQTPLHQIWVATKTNGHHFELIHDVWVDNRTQQVLSAVLTDAVKNQGGENVSF, encoded by the coding sequence ATGACTGATTCAGAATTCCACCAACAGGTTGACGAACTATTAATAAGCTTTGAAGAGATCATTGATGACAGTGATGTTGAACTCGATTATGAAAACAGCAACAGTATTTTGACTTTATACTGTCGTGATGGTTCGCAAATTATCTTAAACAAACAAACACCATTACACCAGATATGGGTAGCAACAAAAACCAATGGCCACCATTTCGAATTAATCCATGATGTATGGGTTGATAACCGCACTCAACAAGTATTGTCAGCAGTATTAACCGATGCAGTTAAAAATCAAGGCGGTGAAAACGTTAGTTTCTAA
- the lptM gene encoding LPS translocon maturation chaperone LptM translates to MSQARKTIFITLAFMFSAGLLSGCGISGPLYAPGTGPDAKKTKQIQVATPATESVERNDAAGKTLSSDAE, encoded by the coding sequence ATGAGCCAAGCAAGAAAAACAATATTTATTACATTAGCCTTTATGTTTAGCGCTGGTTTACTCAGTGGTTGTGGTATTTCAGGTCCTTTATATGCACCTGGCACGGGACCCGATGCCAAAAAAACCAAACAAATCCAGGTAGCAACACCGGCTACCGAAAGTGTAGAGCGTAATGACGCAGCTGGTAAGACGCTAAGTAGCGACGCAGAATAA
- the lysA gene encoding diaminopimelate decarboxylase — MDYFNYQDDGRLFAEQCAVADVADKFGTPTYVYSRATIERHWHAFNDAAGSHPHLVCYAVKANSNIAVLNVLARLGSGFDIVSGGELLRVIAAGGDPSKIVFSGVGKTVAEINLALDHNIHCFNVESTPELERINDLALSRGVQAPISIRVNPNIDAGTHPYISTGLKENKFGIDIDLAEGVYQVASKMPGIKLIGVDCHIGSQLTELSPFLDAVDKLLLLIDKLSAQGIVLEHLDVGGGLGVPYNGETPPQPAEYVQALKAKLAGRKLALIFEPGRAIMANAGILVSKVEYIKLTEHKNFAIVDAAMNDLIRPALYSAWQAIAPVNKSLERECLNYDVVGPICETGDFLGKNRDLTIAMDDYIVVRSAGAYGSTMSSNYNTRSRPAEVMVDGDVAHLVRRREGLEEIWKDEAILPAE; from the coding sequence TTGGATTACTTTAATTATCAGGATGATGGCCGGTTATTTGCGGAACAATGTGCAGTTGCAGACGTAGCAGACAAATTTGGTACGCCAACGTATGTATACAGCAGAGCGACGATTGAACGTCATTGGCATGCATTTAATGATGCTGCTGGTTCGCATCCGCATTTGGTTTGTTATGCCGTAAAAGCTAATTCAAATATTGCCGTGTTAAATGTGCTGGCACGTTTGGGCTCGGGTTTTGATATTGTCTCTGGTGGTGAGCTATTACGCGTGATAGCAGCCGGTGGTGATCCAAGTAAAATTGTATTTTCTGGTGTCGGTAAAACCGTCGCCGAAATTAATTTAGCACTCGATCATAATATTCATTGTTTTAATGTCGAATCGACGCCAGAACTGGAACGTATTAATGACCTTGCACTGAGTCGCGGTGTGCAGGCGCCGATATCGATTCGCGTCAATCCTAATATTGATGCGGGTACCCATCCTTATATTTCGACTGGTCTGAAAGAAAATAAATTTGGTATCGATATTGATTTGGCGGAAGGCGTGTATCAAGTGGCAAGTAAAATGCCGGGGATTAAATTAATAGGCGTTGATTGCCATATTGGCTCACAATTAACCGAGTTATCACCCTTCTTAGACGCGGTAGATAAGCTTTTGCTATTAATTGATAAATTATCAGCGCAAGGTATTGTACTTGAACATCTCGATGTTGGTGGTGGCTTGGGCGTACCTTATAATGGTGAAACACCCCCACAACCGGCTGAATATGTGCAGGCATTAAAAGCTAAATTAGCGGGACGTAAACTGGCGCTTATTTTTGAACCGGGTCGGGCGATCATGGCCAATGCTGGTATTTTGGTCAGTAAAGTTGAGTATATTAAACTTACGGAACATAAAAACTTTGCTATCGTTGATGCGGCCATGAACGATCTTATTCGTCCTGCGTTATATAGTGCGTGGCAAGCGATTGCACCAGTGAACAAATCATTAGAGCGTGAGTGTTTAAACTATGATGTGGTTGGTCCTATTTGTGAGACTGGCGATTTCTTAGGTAAGAACCGTGATTTAACGATCGCGATGGATGATTATATTGTCGTCCGTTCTGCCGGTGCTTATGGTTCGACCATGAGTTCAAATTATAATACTCGTAGTCGCCCTGCCGAAGTGATGGTGGATGGTGATGTGGCACATTTGGTCCGTCGTCGAGAAGGACTGGAAGAGATCTGGAAAGACGAAGCGATTTTACCTGCGGAATAA
- the dapF gene encoding diaminopimelate epimerase has protein sequence MFIQFSKMHGLGNDFMVVDCVTQNVFFNNDNIRRLADRNTGIGFDQLLVVEAPYDPDLDFHYRIYNADGSEVEQCGNGARCFASFVRHKGLTNKTKIAVSTSGGKISLQVEYDGQVTVNMGVPELAPDKIPFRATKQEKTYILRALDSTVFCGAVSIGNPHCVTIVDDIETAPLADLGHAIAHHERFPNRVNAGFMQILSPDHAKLRVYERGVGETQACGTGACAAVVVGQLQGKLGQDVCIELPGGKLQISWRGPGTPVFMTGPATHVYDGQINI, from the coding sequence ATGTTTATACAGTTTTCAAAGATGCACGGTCTGGGTAATGATTTTATGGTCGTAGACTGCGTTACTCAAAATGTATTTTTTAATAATGATAATATCCGACGTTTGGCAGATCGAAATACCGGTATTGGCTTTGATCAACTGTTAGTGGTTGAAGCGCCTTATGATCCTGATCTTGATTTTCATTATCGTATCTATAATGCTGACGGTAGCGAAGTCGAGCAGTGTGGTAATGGTGCACGCTGTTTCGCTAGTTTTGTTCGCCATAAAGGCTTAACCAATAAGACCAAGATTGCGGTAAGTACCAGTGGCGGTAAGATCTCCTTGCAGGTTGAATACGATGGTCAGGTTACGGTGAACATGGGGGTGCCAGAATTAGCCCCGGATAAAATTCCGTTCCGTGCCACCAAGCAGGAAAAAACCTATATTTTACGTGCGTTAGACAGCACGGTATTTTGTGGTGCCGTGTCGATAGGTAATCCGCATTGTGTGACCATCGTCGATGACATTGAAACTGCACCATTGGCCGATCTTGGTCATGCGATCGCCCATCATGAGCGTTTTCCTAACCGTGTTAATGCTGGCTTCATGCAAATATTGTCGCCGGACCATGCCAAATTACGGGTATATGAACGTGGCGTTGGTGAAACCCAAGCTTGTGGCACTGGCGCATGTGCCGCGGTGGTTGTGGGTCAATTACAAGGGAAGCTCGGCCAAGATGTGTGTATTGAGCTGCCTGGTGGTAAATTGCAAATTTCATGGCGAGGTCCAGGTACACCGGTATTTATGACCGGTCCGGCAACACATGTATACGATGGACAAATTAATATATGA